The Vescimonas coprocola genome includes a window with the following:
- a CDS encoding Ig-like domain repeat protein — MLYTYTKGGDILQELKELSFTVDAGKNNSDNVVIYVQVTDRAGNVSKPEEKAVKINSTSPTIEIEFGKGKPVKEKPVNVVEENGTERGYYKAARTATVTITDRASTLDLDAVTFDIKDTVGNDVRSKVKITDWSNAVDPETKLPDPDKAFCEVTFSEDANYIWSISYTNKAGLSALADKDQKKSVNATTIGETPYCFTVDTKAPTGTITANTYVVGGKDPTSSPVWTALIGSENLTFGVWANDKIVITHNEWDETSPIKSKEYFVQKFQTDSEGKKALTVKELAQQKWTDIGKTTEFTPNQQLVVYLKITDMAGHVTYLSTNGLVVDNERPHEEFTAPEIVKESGLTNNKIYNGDVPVVVSANDPVENGVYSGLKQVTYTVYNGTVYNEEDVTQRGVLYSWDGKVPPCQSKEKMRFTVDAKKNNSNDVHILLTAEDNAGNVTSMEYSIKIDITKPIINIEYDNNAADSGTFFRESRRANVTVKERNFDDSLVNITLRATNDGADIALPTVSGWTSSGDLHTATIEYTAEGDYTFDIDVTDKAGNPNEPVHYADGTVAPTAFTIDKTRPTISVTYDNNSALNGNYYNANRTATVVVTEHNFDASRVNITLRATDDGADIALPTVSGWTSSGDRHTATIAYQRDGLYTFDIDVTDKAGNTSADFTEQTFYVDTTAPTLEITGVADRSANNGDIIPVVSYSDTNYDDAQVSITLTGAMRKGVALDGSYADQHNGKVFTFKNFAKEKEVDDIYTLAATLTDKAGNTTEKTILFSVNRFGSTYALSAATEQLNGSYVQTPQDVVVTETNPDALQNIRITLFKNNQTIILQEGTDYRIEVRGGNGQWYEYIYTVLAKNFADDGVYRLTFYSEDAAGNIAENTLDTKKQEIGFGVDKTKPNMVVTNLESDTTYPLENLTVSLSAGDNLLLQSVVVYLDDYSKAYKTWTAEEIAAIVADQGEFTFDIPGDSTGAHQVKIVCTDAAGNEQTEEITNFYVTTNLFVRYYNNKPLFFGSIAAVVVIAGVVIALAAGKKKKNDKEK; from the coding sequence ATGCTCTATACCTACACGAAGGGCGGCGATATCCTGCAGGAGCTGAAGGAGCTCTCCTTCACCGTGGATGCCGGGAAGAACAACAGCGACAACGTTGTGATCTATGTGCAGGTCACTGACCGGGCCGGCAATGTGTCCAAGCCAGAGGAGAAGGCAGTGAAGATCAACTCTACGTCTCCTACCATCGAGATCGAGTTCGGAAAGGGAAAACCTGTCAAGGAAAAACCTGTCAATGTGGTGGAGGAGAACGGCACTGAGCGTGGCTACTACAAAGCTGCCCGCACCGCCACTGTGACCATCACCGACAGAGCCAGCACACTGGATCTCGATGCGGTCACGTTCGATATCAAGGATACAGTGGGCAACGACGTGCGCAGCAAGGTCAAGATTACCGATTGGAGTAATGCTGTTGACCCGGAGACGAAGCTTCCTGACCCGGATAAAGCTTTCTGTGAAGTGACCTTCTCTGAGGATGCCAATTACATCTGGTCCATCTCCTACACCAACAAGGCCGGTCTGTCCGCCCTTGCTGACAAGGACCAGAAGAAGAGCGTAAACGCCACCACCATTGGTGAGACCCCCTACTGCTTCACCGTGGATACGAAAGCCCCCACCGGTACCATCACCGCCAACACCTATGTGGTGGGAGGAAAGGACCCCACTTCTTCCCCTGTATGGACAGCGCTGATCGGCAGCGAGAACCTGACCTTTGGCGTTTGGGCCAATGATAAGATCGTCATTACCCATAACGAATGGGACGAGACCTCTCCCATCAAGAGCAAGGAATACTTTGTCCAGAAATTCCAGACCGACAGTGAAGGGAAGAAGGCGCTGACAGTCAAGGAGCTGGCGCAGCAGAAGTGGACCGATATAGGCAAAACCACGGAATTTACACCCAACCAGCAGCTTGTGGTCTATCTGAAGATCACGGATATGGCCGGCCATGTCACCTACCTCAGCACCAACGGTCTGGTGGTGGACAACGAGAGACCTCACGAGGAGTTTACGGCCCCGGAAATCGTAAAGGAGTCCGGCCTGACCAACAACAAGATTTATAACGGCGATGTGCCGGTGGTGGTGTCGGCAAACGATCCCGTGGAAAACGGCGTGTATTCCGGCCTGAAGCAGGTGACCTATACGGTCTATAACGGGACGGTCTATAACGAGGAAGATGTGACCCAGCGGGGCGTGCTCTATAGCTGGGACGGCAAAGTCCCCCCCTGCCAGTCCAAGGAGAAAATGCGCTTTACTGTGGATGCAAAGAAGAACAACAGCAACGATGTCCACATCCTGCTGACCGCCGAGGACAACGCAGGCAATGTCACGTCCATGGAGTATTCCATCAAGATCGATATCACGAAGCCTATCATCAATATCGAATATGACAACAATGCGGCGGACAGCGGCACCTTCTTCCGGGAGAGCCGCCGGGCCAACGTCACGGTGAAAGAGCGCAACTTCGACGACAGCCTGGTGAACATCACCCTCCGGGCCACCAATGACGGCGCAGATATTGCGTTGCCCACGGTCAGCGGCTGGACCTCCAGCGGCGACCTCCATACGGCCACCATCGAATACACCGCCGAGGGGGACTACACCTTCGACATCGACGTGACGGATAAGGCGGGCAACCCCAACGAGCCGGTGCACTATGCCGACGGTACCGTCGCTCCGACGGCCTTCACCATCGATAAGACCCGCCCCACCATCAGCGTCACCTATGACAACAACTCCGCCTTGAACGGAAACTACTACAACGCAAACCGCACGGCCACCGTTGTTGTCACGGAGCACAACTTCGACGCCAGCCGGGTGAACATCACCCTCCGGGCCACCGACGACGGCGCAGATATCGCCCTGCCCACGGTCAGCGGCTGGACCTCCAGCGGCGACCGCCATACGGCCACCATCGCCTATCAGCGTGACGGCCTGTACACCTTCGACATCGACGTGACGGATAAGGCGGGCAACACCTCCGCCGACTTCACGGAGCAGACCTTCTATGTGGATACGACGGCTCCCACGCTGGAGATCACCGGCGTAGCCGACCGCTCCGCCAACAACGGCGACATCATCCCGGTAGTGTCCTATTCCGATACCAACTACGATGATGCACAGGTGAGCATCACCCTCACCGGCGCCATGCGCAAGGGCGTTGCGCTGGACGGCTCCTATGCCGACCAGCACAACGGCAAGGTCTTTACCTTCAAGAATTTCGCCAAGGAGAAGGAAGTAGACGATATCTACACGCTGGCGGCCACCCTGACGGATAAGGCGGGCAACACCACGGAAAAGACCATTTTGTTCTCCGTCAACCGCTTCGGCTCCACCTATGCCCTCAGCGCCGCCACGGAGCAGCTCAACGGCTCCTACGTCCAGACGCCGCAGGATGTGGTGGTGACGGAGACCAACCCCGACGCCCTCCAGAACATCCGCATCACGCTCTTCAAGAACAATCAGACCATCATCCTGCAGGAGGGTACGGACTACCGCATCGAGGTGCGGGGCGGCAATGGTCAGTGGTATGAGTACATCTACACCGTGCTGGCCAAGAACTTTGCCGATGACGGCGTCTATCGCCTGACCTTCTACTCCGAGGATGCTGCGGGCAACATAGCGGAAAACACGCTGGACACCAAGAAGCAGGAGATCGGCTTCGGCGTGGATAAGACCAAGCCCAACATGGTCGTGACCAATCTGGAGAGCGATACCACCTATCCTCTGGAGAACCTCACGGTGAGCCTGTCCGCCGGAGATAACCTGCTGCTTCAGTCCGTGGTGGTGTATCTGGACGATTACAGCAAGGCCTACAAGACGTGGACAGCAGAAGAGATCGCCGCCATCGTGGCGGACCAGGGCGAGTTCACCTTCGATATTCCGGGCGATTCCACCGGAGCGCATCAGGTGAAGATCGTCTGCACCGACGCCGCCGGCAACGAGCAGACGGAGGAGATCACCAACTTCTACGTCACCACGAACCTGTTCGTGCGCTACTACAACAATAAGCCGCTGTTCTTCGGCTCCATTGCCGCTGTGGTAGTGATCGCCGGTGTGGTGATCGCTCTGGCCGCCGGCAAGAAAAAGAAGAACGACAAAGAGAAGTAA
- a CDS encoding InlB B-repeat-containing protein: MNEVRMKKRILSAVLAFLMTVSLVPVSAFASTATHADAFTICVTGGDEDAKLDGASVDYTIEVDGTEGARNTVTTTDGEAVIQEMTDYAQDIADGKAVTLAYTVSAEGYDTVFDRVAVTDVTGNVDVKLTVKTPDTVNVTVTKTGNGLVRINDQETETSTVEKGGDVKLELIPAKGAYIQELTVKGEPRTVKKGETFQETLTADEDITVSVTFVQEYTVTVTADKGGNVLLDGEAVTEKTYKEGTEVELSVAADDDYQIESIAIDGTQEDIADTASFTKKLTVDKDTTIAVKFIRVYTVTVTYDSQHGTVETDPAAQGGEVEAVLVKQGGTLTIKATPNENYRVSEVEIDGKAESFDDNRYVKDTPFTRDIKNITAPHTIKITFAPTLQTITVISGEQGEVKVEGPEKVNYNGSVDLTITPKDGYIIDTITVDEADVKANVRRAAEKSYKLLLTEVQRDTKVTVTFTACPQINTSDLTALDGITWNSDNAIRRDGATFVFANNAAVQFSAAADETGSETGIKGIQLIFADGTTSGGYDAKTASFTQPAAIQETKTIQAIRVFYGETEIRVAQLADKKLEGLKIVVDKKAPKLGLALEAANTNGYYNKNFTATVNGINDPDDYSGIQSVEYWVVKDRTETEQGDRDPAGDALYLHEGRRYPAGAEGALLHRGCREEQQRQRCDLCAGH; encoded by the coding sequence ATGAACGAAGTTAGAATGAAAAAACGCATTCTGTCTGCCGTCCTTGCCTTCCTCATGACCGTCAGTCTTGTGCCGGTCTCTGCGTTTGCAAGCACGGCGACCCATGCGGATGCCTTTACCATCTGCGTGACAGGCGGCGACGAGGATGCCAAGCTGGACGGCGCATCGGTGGATTATACCATCGAGGTGGATGGCACGGAAGGTGCCAGGAACACCGTGACCACCACCGACGGCGAGGCGGTCATTCAGGAGATGACCGACTATGCACAGGACATCGCAGACGGCAAGGCGGTCACATTGGCCTATACCGTATCGGCGGAGGGTTATGACACCGTTTTCGACCGTGTCGCTGTCACGGATGTGACCGGCAATGTGGATGTGAAGCTGACGGTCAAGACCCCTGATACCGTGAATGTGACGGTCACCAAGACCGGCAACGGATTAGTCCGGATCAACGATCAGGAGACGGAGACGTCCACCGTGGAGAAGGGCGGCGATGTGAAGCTGGAGCTGATCCCGGCCAAGGGCGCCTATATTCAGGAGCTTACGGTGAAGGGTGAGCCCCGGACAGTGAAGAAGGGCGAGACGTTTCAGGAGACGCTGACCGCCGACGAGGATATCACCGTCAGCGTGACCTTCGTGCAGGAGTACACCGTCACTGTCACCGCCGACAAGGGCGGCAATGTGCTGCTGGACGGCGAAGCGGTCACGGAAAAGACCTACAAAGAGGGGACTGAGGTCGAGCTGTCTGTTGCGGCGGACGATGACTATCAGATCGAATCCATCGCCATCGACGGTACGCAGGAGGATATTGCAGATACTGCCAGCTTTACAAAGAAGCTGACGGTGGATAAGGACACGACGATCGCCGTGAAGTTCATAAGAGTGTACACCGTTACCGTCACCTACGACAGCCAGCACGGAACGGTGGAAACCGACCCCGCAGCGCAGGGCGGCGAGGTGGAAGCAGTCCTCGTGAAGCAGGGCGGCACCCTGACGATAAAGGCCACTCCCAACGAAAACTACCGTGTCAGCGAGGTGGAGATCGACGGCAAAGCGGAAAGCTTTGATGACAATCGATATGTAAAGGATACTCCCTTCACACGGGATATCAAGAACATTACTGCGCCCCACACCATCAAGATCACCTTTGCTCCCACGCTGCAGACCATCACGGTGATCTCCGGCGAGCAAGGCGAGGTGAAGGTGGAGGGTCCGGAGAAGGTGAACTATAACGGCAGCGTCGACCTCACCATCACGCCGAAGGACGGCTATATCATCGACACCATCACGGTAGACGAAGCCGATGTGAAGGCCAACGTGAGAAGAGCGGCGGAGAAGTCGTATAAGCTACTTCTGACGGAAGTCCAACGGGATACGAAGGTGACCGTCACCTTTACGGCGTGCCCCCAGATCAACACCAGTGACCTCACTGCGCTGGATGGCATCACTTGGAACTCCGACAATGCCATCCGCCGGGATGGCGCCACCTTCGTCTTTGCAAACAATGCAGCGGTCCAGTTTTCTGCTGCCGCCGATGAGACTGGCAGCGAGACCGGGATCAAGGGCATCCAGCTGATTTTTGCCGACGGAACGACCTCCGGCGGCTACGATGCGAAGACCGCCTCCTTTACGCAGCCGGCGGCCATTCAGGAAACCAAGACCATTCAGGCCATCCGGGTGTTCTACGGCGAGACGGAGATCCGTGTGGCACAGCTGGCAGACAAGAAGCTGGAGGGCCTGAAGATCGTCGTGGATAAGAAGGCCCCCAAGCTGGGGCTGGCGCTCGAGGCGGCCAACACCAACGGCTACTACAACAAGAACTTCACCGCCACGGTGAATGGCATCAACGACCCGGACGACTACTCCGGCATCCAGTCCGTGGAGTATTGGGTGGTAAAGGACCGCACCGAGACGGAGCAGGGGGACCGAGACCCAGCGGGAGATGCTCTATACCTACACGAAGGGCGGCGATATCCTGCAGGAGCTGAAGGAGCTCTCCTTCACCGTGGATGCCGGGAAGAACAACAGCGACAACGTTGTGATCTATGTGCAGGTCACTGA
- a CDS encoding TIGR02452 family protein: MPENLIEHFEDTLRRCESGALRDATRQAMEGTKVYREDFRAQQPLMPRYERRITVEDTTTFAAAARFGNQYGVAVLNFANPEVPGGGVKNGATAQEECLCRCSNLYPCLANTPGVYDDFYQYHYEHGRYLYSDRLIYTKGVTVFKNEDLSLKERNQWFRVDVITCAAPILFMLPHTNSAVLGDLFRSRIRNIFNAAIDNDIRVLILGAFGCGAFKNPPEIVAQAFRDVLLEEHYDTCFTDIVFAIKSSNGNDPFKPCPNLMAFQLAFDGLSTEAAKLRFSGPMWLVDDAPTPEKIRQEELSQWKTTNLYRGKQFSVLGDSVSTLENYNPPDHSVFYKGDVCSQTGVYTMADTWWGQVIDFFGGELLVNDSWSGSRVTKLPGQHELFPSGCSDQRTSHLHMRGVRPDVILVYLGTNDWANAVRPMEDSGVSDEWYSVFETAYRRMLQKLRVNYPDAELWCCTLCSTYMSTDPAFAFPESVGGISIEVYNDIIRRTAVLEGGRLIDLYAYHLPYDAIDGSHPTRTGMERLAKLVLREMLGKEADAILDCRDGQHEYMAFEEGTDETRYVCRCCGKLLTVKNWKLLTQKERRPILDDSEYVMLPPDTTVVLYSDVLPLTIPSTGEKLRIKKPMVTVGRAPDSDVRLSARTVARRQAAFFYEQEIWFVRDNFSTNGTWINGRKLIPGKKYQLAAYDEIAFARTEKVIFDLRNESYTPPRQETPPSPMGDFAGEKRIGEYEIIRTLAPLSVKDVYLAKSSRTDKLVVLKPCRKDDRPAQKAIRELLLKEADLLRQLDHPAIPKLVEVLEDEETLCVVREYFDGETLESVMAREGTQDLIQVVDWAWQLCDVLRYLHERNYVYRDMKPGNILLRPDGRLALIDFGTMRVYKPGKAGDTVCLGTWGYAAPEQFGGMGQTDARTDIYGLGATLYYLATGCNPGVPPYEIGCIHAMHIDGFPHQLGDLIQKCVQPDPVRRFQSCRELMEALEDASFDVTTNQEKLAQWKRILRREEQS; encoded by the coding sequence ATGCCAGAGAATTTGATCGAGCACTTTGAGGACACGCTGCGCCGCTGCGAAAGCGGAGCACTGCGGGACGCTACCCGTCAGGCCATGGAGGGAACCAAGGTCTACCGTGAGGATTTCAGGGCCCAACAGCCGCTCATGCCCCGGTATGAGCGGCGCATCACGGTGGAGGATACCACCACCTTTGCGGCGGCTGCCCGCTTCGGGAATCAATACGGCGTGGCTGTGCTGAACTTTGCCAATCCGGAGGTCCCCGGCGGTGGCGTGAAAAACGGTGCCACGGCGCAGGAGGAGTGCCTCTGCCGCTGCAGCAATCTCTATCCGTGTCTGGCCAATACACCCGGCGTATATGATGACTTCTATCAGTATCACTATGAGCACGGCCGGTATCTCTACTCCGACCGCCTGATCTACACCAAGGGTGTGACCGTATTCAAAAACGAGGATCTGAGCCTGAAGGAGCGGAACCAGTGGTTTCGTGTGGATGTGATCACCTGCGCTGCACCCATCCTATTCATGCTGCCGCATACGAATTCCGCCGTGCTGGGGGATCTGTTCCGTTCCCGTATCCGCAACATCTTCAATGCCGCCATAGATAACGACATTCGGGTGCTGATCTTAGGTGCCTTCGGCTGCGGAGCCTTCAAGAATCCGCCGGAGATCGTGGCGCAGGCCTTTCGGGATGTTCTGCTGGAGGAGCACTACGATACCTGCTTCACAGATATCGTCTTTGCCATCAAAAGCAGCAACGGCAACGATCCCTTTAAGCCGTGTCCGAACCTGATGGCCTTCCAGCTCGCCTTTGACGGTCTCTCTACCGAGGCTGCCAAGCTCCGCTTTTCCGGCCCCATGTGGCTGGTGGACGATGCGCCTACCCCGGAGAAAATACGGCAGGAGGAGCTTTCCCAGTGGAAAACGACAAACCTCTATCGAGGCAAACAATTTTCCGTCTTGGGAGACTCTGTCAGCACACTGGAAAACTATAATCCGCCGGATCACAGCGTCTTCTACAAAGGCGACGTCTGCAGCCAGACGGGGGTCTATACCATGGCGGATACATGGTGGGGGCAGGTCATCGACTTCTTCGGCGGTGAACTGCTGGTCAATGACTCCTGGTCCGGCAGTCGGGTGACAAAGCTGCCGGGGCAGCATGAGCTGTTCCCCTCCGGGTGCAGCGATCAGCGGACCAGCCATCTGCATATGCGGGGTGTCCGGCCGGATGTGATTTTGGTCTATCTCGGCACCAATGACTGGGCGAACGCCGTCCGGCCCATGGAGGACAGCGGAGTGTCCGACGAGTGGTATTCTGTGTTCGAGACGGCCTACCGGCGAATGCTGCAAAAGCTGCGGGTCAATTATCCGGATGCCGAGCTCTGGTGCTGCACACTCTGCTCCACTTATATGAGTACCGATCCGGCCTTTGCGTTTCCGGAGAGCGTAGGCGGTATCTCCATCGAGGTATATAACGATATCATCCGCCGCACGGCAGTGCTGGAGGGCGGCAGGCTCATCGATCTGTATGCCTATCACCTGCCCTATGATGCCATCGACGGCTCTCATCCCACCAGGACCGGCATGGAGCGGCTCGCAAAGCTTGTCTTGCGTGAGATGCTGGGCAAAGAGGCCGATGCAATTCTCGATTGCAGGGATGGACAGCATGAATACATGGCTTTTGAAGAAGGTACCGATGAAACCAGATACGTATGCAGATGCTGCGGAAAGTTGCTGACCGTAAAAAACTGGAAGCTGTTGACGCAGAAGGAGCGCCGACCCATACTGGATGACTCGGAATATGTGATGCTGCCGCCGGATACCACGGTGGTCCTGTATTCCGATGTACTCCCCCTTACGATCCCAAGCACTGGTGAAAAGCTGCGGATCAAAAAGCCGATGGTAACGGTAGGCAGAGCGCCTGACAGTGACGTCCGCCTGAGCGCACGGACCGTGGCACGGAGGCAGGCGGCCTTTTTCTATGAGCAGGAAATTTGGTTTGTGCGAGACAATTTTTCTACCAATGGTACGTGGATAAACGGACGTAAGCTCATACCGGGAAAGAAGTATCAGCTTGCGGCCTATGATGAGATCGCTTTTGCAAGGACTGAGAAGGTCATATTTGACCTGCGGAATGAGTCGTACACACCTCCCCGGCAGGAAACGCCGCCGAGTCCAATGGGCGATTTTGCAGGGGAAAAGCGGATAGGGGAGTATGAGATCATCCGGACACTTGCCCCGTTGAGCGTAAAGGACGTTTATTTGGCGAAAAGCTCCCGTACGGATAAGCTTGTGGTGCTGAAGCCTTGCCGAAAGGATGATCGTCCCGCCCAAAAGGCCATCCGTGAGCTGCTCCTGAAGGAAGCTGACCTCCTCCGGCAGCTGGATCACCCGGCCATTCCAAAGCTGGTAGAGGTTCTGGAGGATGAGGAGACCCTCTGCGTGGTCCGGGAATATTTTGATGGCGAGACACTAGAGAGCGTCATGGCCAGAGAAGGGACTCAGGATCTGATCCAAGTGGTGGATTGGGCATGGCAGCTATGCGATGTGCTGCGCTATCTGCATGAGAGAAATTATGTCTACCGTGACATGAAGCCGGGAAATATCCTGCTGCGGCCCGATGGCCGTCTTGCACTGATCGATTTCGGCACGATGCGTGTCTATAAACCCGGCAAAGCGGGGGATACCGTCTGTCTGGGTACATGGGGCTATGCCGCCCCGGAGCAGTTCGGCGGTATGGGACAGACCGATGCCCGGACAGATATCTACGGTCTGGGGGCCACGCTCTATTATTTGGCGACCGGCTGTAACCCCGGCGTGCCGCCCTATGAGATAGGCTGCATCCATGCAATGCATATCGACGGCTTCCCGCATCAGTTGGGTGACTTGATCCAAAAGTGTGTGCAGCCCGACCCGGTGAGGCGCTTCCAATCCTGCCGGGAGCTGATGGAGGCACTGGAGGATGCCTCCTTCGACGTTACCACCAATCAGGAGAAGTTGGCTCAGTGGAAGCGGATCCTGCGCCGGGAGGAGCAGAGCTGA
- the cdaA gene encoding diadenylate cyclase CdaA: MEKILSVLENIKGYLPLIRLADLLDVAIVAYLVYKLLSLVKSTRAANILKGVAIFLAALWLSSKLNLRVVNYILSHMVEWGVLALIIVFQPEIRRILEQLGSKNIRLLRTLAPEKELPELERAIDQTVLACTEMSRTRTGVLIVFERKILLDDVVRSGTTLDASVSSELLKNIFFVKAPMHDGAVIIRNGRILGAGCMLPLSKNVNLSRDLGMRHRAGIGMSENSDAVVVIVSEETGSISVAIGGMLKRHLQAETLSQLLHNELMPQQEETDKARFPLRELLRTRRKGAQNDEEE, encoded by the coding sequence ATGGAAAAGATCCTGTCTGTATTGGAAAATATCAAAGGATACCTGCCTCTGATCCGTCTGGCGGACCTGCTGGACGTGGCCATCGTGGCGTATCTGGTATATAAGCTGCTGTCGCTGGTGAAGAGTACACGGGCCGCCAACATCCTGAAGGGTGTGGCCATCTTTCTGGCGGCGCTGTGGCTGTCCTCGAAGCTGAACCTGCGGGTGGTGAATTACATCCTCAGCCACATGGTGGAGTGGGGCGTGCTGGCCCTGATCATCGTGTTCCAGCCGGAGATTCGCCGGATCTTGGAGCAGCTGGGCAGCAAGAACATCCGTCTGCTGCGGACGCTGGCACCGGAGAAGGAGCTGCCGGAGCTGGAGCGGGCCATCGACCAGACGGTGCTGGCTTGCACGGAGATGTCCCGCACCCGCACGGGTGTGCTGATCGTCTTCGAGCGGAAGATCTTGCTGGACGACGTGGTGCGCTCCGGTACCACGCTGGATGCCTCCGTCTCCAGTGAACTGCTGAAGAACATCTTTTTTGTCAAGGCGCCCATGCACGACGGCGCCGTCATCATCCGCAACGGGCGGATCCTGGGGGCGGGCTGTATGCTGCCCCTGTCTAAGAATGTGAACCTCAGCCGGGATCTGGGGATGCGCCACCGGGCGGGCATCGGCATGAGCGAGAATTCCGATGCCGTGGTGGTCATCGTCTCAGAGGAGACGGGATCTATCTCCGTGGCTATCGGCGGGATGCTGAAGCGCCATCTGCAGGCGGAGACCCTGTCCCAGCTGCTGCATAACGAGCTGATGCCCCAGCAGGAGGAGACGGACAAGGCCCGCTTCCCGCTGCGGGAACTGCTTCGGACCCGGAGAAAGGGGGCGCAGAACGATGAAGAAGAATGA